In Candidatus Roseilinea sp., one DNA window encodes the following:
- a CDS encoding ribonuclease P protein component, whose product MLERLTKKEDFERVRRDGARWRGKYCTLNAARALTRADEAEPRTRVGYITPRALGSAVKRNRARRLLREATRQLSASIAPGWDIVLIAQPAIIVESARMPQVQEDLLWLLNRAHLIPTAPIAR is encoded by the coding sequence ATGTTGGAAAGGCTGACGAAGAAGGAGGACTTCGAGCGGGTGCGTCGAGATGGTGCGCGATGGCGCGGCAAGTATTGCACGTTGAACGCTGCACGCGCGCTGACCAGGGCAGATGAAGCTGAACCACGAACACGGGTTGGCTACATCACGCCCCGTGCTCTCGGCAGCGCCGTGAAGCGCAACCGCGCCCGGCGACTGTTGCGCGAGGCAACCCGCCAACTGTCTGCCTCGATCGCTCCCGGCTGGGACATCGTGCTGATCGCGCAACCGGCGATCATCGTCGAATCGGCGCGCATGCCGCAGGTGCAGGAGGATTTGCTGTGGTTGCTGAACAGAGCTCATCTGATCCCGACGGCGCCTATCGCGAGGTGA
- a CDS encoding 7,8-dihydro-8-oxoguanine triphosphatase: MPYTPIIGTLGYILSPDRRFVLMIHRNARPDDQAFGKYNGLGGKMEPGEDVAACMRREIREEAGVEVTAMQLRGTISWPGFGPNGEDWLGFVFLITAFTGQPVAHNPEGALEWTPVRRVLDACSADPETRDRAALPMWPGDRYFLPLVFDDDPRPFHGVMPYANGQPISWHYTRF, encoded by the coding sequence ATGCCATACACCCCCATCATCGGCACGCTGGGCTACATCCTCTCCCCGGATCGCCGATTCGTGCTGATGATCCACCGCAACGCGCGTCCCGACGATCAGGCCTTCGGCAAATACAACGGCTTGGGCGGCAAGATGGAGCCCGGTGAAGATGTGGCAGCGTGCATGCGGCGCGAAATCCGTGAAGAGGCCGGCGTCGAGGTGACCGCTATGCAATTGCGCGGCACCATCAGTTGGCCGGGCTTCGGCCCCAATGGCGAAGACTGGCTCGGCTTCGTCTTCTTGATCACCGCATTCACGGGTCAGCCGGTCGCGCACAACCCCGAGGGTGCGCTGGAATGGACGCCGGTCCGGCGCGTGCTGGACGCATGTTCTGCCGATCCGGAGACGCGCGACCGCGCAGCGCTCCCCATGTGGCCGGGCGACCGATACTTTTTGCCGCTGGTCTTCGACGACGATCCTCGTCCATTCCATGGCGTGATGCCCTACGCGAATGGGCAACCCATCTCTTGGCACTACACACGTTTCTAG
- a CDS encoding nicotinate-nucleotide diphosphorylase (carboxylating) translates to MDRVNIPPNIEAIVRRALEEDIGSGDVTTNCTVPKDLWLTGRFVAKAHGVVAGLEIAALAFTLLDERVTMDRLAQDGVVVAPKQVIATLAGPARALLTGERTALNILQRMSGIATATRGFVEAVAGTRARILDTRKTAPGLRALDKLAVRIGGGMNHRIGLYDMVMIKNNHIAACGGSLTEAVRRVRECAAARPEGSERLKIEVEVRDLRELEEALALDVDIIMLDNMSLEDMRRAVDTVNGRVKLEASGNVTLDNARAIAETGVDYISSGALTHSVRALDISLWLDEPNI, encoded by the coding sequence ATGGATCGGGTGAACATTCCCCCGAATATCGAAGCCATCGTGCGGCGCGCACTCGAAGAGGACATCGGCAGCGGCGATGTGACGACGAACTGCACCGTTCCCAAAGACTTGTGGCTGACCGGCCGGTTCGTCGCAAAGGCGCACGGCGTGGTCGCCGGTTTGGAGATTGCGGCGCTGGCGTTCACCCTGCTCGATGAGCGCGTGACGATGGATCGTCTGGCTCAGGATGGTGTGGTCGTCGCGCCGAAGCAGGTCATCGCCACGCTTGCGGGTCCGGCACGCGCGTTGCTCACCGGCGAACGCACTGCGCTGAACATCCTGCAGCGCATGTCGGGCATCGCGACGGCTACGCGCGGGTTCGTCGAAGCGGTGGCTGGCACGCGCGCCCGCATCCTGGATACGCGCAAGACCGCGCCCGGACTGCGCGCGCTCGACAAGCTGGCCGTACGCATCGGCGGCGGGATGAATCACCGGATTGGCCTATACGACATGGTGATGATCAAGAACAACCACATCGCCGCGTGTGGTGGGAGCCTCACCGAGGCCGTGCGGCGCGTGCGCGAGTGCGCCGCGGCGCGCCCCGAAGGCAGTGAACGGCTGAAGATCGAGGTCGAGGTGCGTGACCTGCGCGAATTGGAAGAAGCGCTGGCGCTCGACGTAGACATCATCATGCTGGATAACATGTCCCTGGAAGACATGCGCCGCGCCGTGGACACCGTGAACGGGCGCGTCAAGTTGGAGGCGAGCGGCAACGTCACGCTCGACAACGCCCGCGCGATCGCCGAGACCGGCGTGGACTACATTAGCTCGGGCGCGCTCACCCATTCGGTGAGGGCGCTGGACATCAGTTTGTGGCTGGATGAGCCGAATATATAG
- the nadA gene encoding quinolinate synthase has translation MTSLTSRITDPDEMYAALKAKLSDIVPDAELFYKSRLAAQINRLKQERNAVILGHNYMEPALFHSIPDFVGDSLELSRKAAQTDKDIIVFCGVRFMAETAKILNPSKTVLIPSQRAGCSLAASITAEDVRRLKAQYPGVPVVTYVNTYADVKAESDICCTSSNAVMVVNSLDSDRVIFLPDEYLARNVANETGKRIIFPTREPRHSDAQIEFEMIGWHGRCEVHEKFTVEDIQAIRHDFPDVVILAHPECSPEVVAAADFSGSTTAMMKYVERTQAPRYLLLTECSMADNIAGANPDKEMLRLCSVRCPHMNEITLEDTLLALQKTQYVVDVPPDIRERARLAVERMIAIGPVGKKD, from the coding sequence ATGACAAGCCTCACCTCTCGAATCACCGATCCCGATGAAATGTATGCCGCGCTCAAGGCAAAGCTGAGCGACATCGTGCCGGACGCCGAGCTGTTCTACAAGTCCCGGCTGGCCGCGCAGATCAACCGGCTCAAGCAAGAGCGCAACGCAGTGATCCTCGGCCACAACTACATGGAGCCGGCGTTGTTCCACTCGATCCCCGACTTCGTCGGTGATTCGCTGGAGCTGAGCCGCAAGGCCGCGCAGACCGACAAAGACATCATCGTGTTCTGCGGCGTGCGCTTCATGGCCGAGACGGCCAAGATTCTGAACCCGTCGAAGACGGTGTTGATCCCATCCCAGCGTGCCGGCTGCTCGCTGGCCGCCAGCATCACCGCCGAGGACGTGCGCCGGCTCAAGGCGCAGTACCCCGGCGTGCCGGTCGTCACCTACGTCAACACCTACGCCGACGTGAAGGCTGAGTCGGACATCTGCTGCACGTCGTCCAACGCGGTCATGGTGGTGAATTCGCTCGACAGCGACCGGGTGATCTTTTTGCCGGACGAATACCTGGCGCGCAATGTGGCCAACGAGACCGGCAAGCGCATTATCTTCCCCACGCGCGAGCCCCGCCACAGCGATGCGCAGATCGAATTCGAGATGATCGGCTGGCATGGCCGCTGCGAGGTGCACGAGAAGTTCACCGTCGAGGACATCCAGGCCATTCGCCACGACTTTCCCGACGTGGTTATCCTGGCGCATCCGGAGTGCAGCCCCGAGGTGGTCGCCGCTGCCGACTTCTCGGGCAGCACCACGGCGATGATGAAATACGTCGAGCGCACGCAGGCCCCGCGCTACCTGTTGCTGACCGAGTGTTCGATGGCCGACAACATCGCCGGCGCAAACCCCGACAAGGAGATGTTGCGGCTGTGCAGCGTGCGCTGCCCCCACATGAACGAGATCACGCTCGAAGATACGCTGCTCGCACTGCAAAAGACGCAGTATGTGGTGGACGTGCCGCCGGACATCCGCGAGCGCGCGCGCCTGGCCGTCGAGCGCATGATTGCCATTGGCCCTGTCGGCAAGAAAGACTGA